GCGCCGCCTGCTGCTGCGCACGACCGTTCCGCACGGCGCCCCCTCCCTGCCGTCGGCGGTCGCCGTCTACGCGGGGGCGGAATGGCACGAGCGCGAGACGTTCGAGATGTTCGGGATCACCTTCACCGACCACCCGAACCTGGTGCACCTCCTGCTCCCGGAGAACTTCGAGGGCCACCCGCTGCGCAAGGACTTCGTGCTGGCCGCGCGCGTCGCGAAGGCCTGGCCGGGAGCGAAGGAGCCGGGCGAGGCCCACGACCCGGACGCCCCGAAGCGCCGTCAGATGCTCCCGCCGGGCGTACCGGACCCCAACGACTGGGGTCCGCTGAAGGGCCAGCTCCCGCCGGCCCCGGCCCGCCCGGCCCGTACCCCGCGCGCCGCGGGAGCGGCGGGCGCCGCCGCCCGTACCCCGCGCGAGGGCGCCCCCGTCCGCCGGACCCGCTCGGTCGCCGAGGGCTCGGCGACCCAGGCCGGCGAAGCCGCCGTCCCGGAGGCCCCGGCCCGCCCGCCGCGCCGTACCCGCTCGGTGGCCGACGGCTCCGCGAGCCAGGCCGCCGCCGGGGGCACGCAGACCCCGGGCGCCGGCGGCCAGGCAGACGCTCCGGCCCGCCCGGCCCGTCGTACCCGGTCCGCCGCGGACGGCTCCGCGAGCCAGGCGCCGGACGCCGCTGCCGCGAACGATGCCGTGAACGATGCCGCGCCGGGCACGGAGGCCCCGGGCACGGAGGCACCGGGCGCGCAGGCCCCGGACGGCCCGGTTCCGGACGCCCCGGCCCGCGCGCCGCGCCGTACCCGCTCGGCGGCGGACGGCTCCGCGAGCCAGGCCGCCGAGGCCGCCCCTGGTACGGACGCGGCAGGGCCGGACACCGGCGCTCCGGCAGCGGAGCCCGCCGCACGCGCCCCACGCCGAGCGGCCCCCCGCAGCTCCGACGCTCCCTGGCACGACCCGAAGCCCGCCTTCGACGAGCCGGCCCCCGGACCGGCCCCGAAGGCGGCCCCGGAAGCCGGGCCCGCGCCGGAGCCCGAGGCCGGGCCCGCGCCGGAGCCCGAGGCCGGGCCCGCGCCCGAAACCGAGGCCGGGCCCGCGCCCGAAACCGAGGCCGGGCCCGCGCCCGGGCGGCGTCCGACCGAGCCGGAGACCGAAACCCGGACCGACCCCACCACCGACAAGGGAGGCGACGCGTGAACGACGTCCTGGACGTCGCCCTGCGGCTGATCGTCGTCTTCGCCGTCTTCCTCGTGCTCCCGCTCGTCGTCGGGCAGACCGAGCACAAGGTGATGGCCCACATGCAGGGCCGCCTCGGCCCCATGTACGCCGGCGGCTTCCACGGCTGGGCCCAGCTCGTCGCCGACGGCGTCAAGTTCGCGCAGAAGGAAGACGTCGTCCCGGCGGGCGCCGACCGCCGGATCTTCCAGCTGGCCCCCGCCGTCGCCCTGCTGCCGTACCTCCTCGTCCTCCTCGCCATCCCGATCGGCCCCGGCGAGGGCGCGGTCGGCCAGGCCATCGACGCCGGCGTGTTCTTCGTGCTCGCCGTCATGGGCGTCGGAGTCCTCGGCTCCCTCATGGCCGGCTGGGCCTCCGCGAACAAGTTCTCCCTGCTCGGAGGCCTGCGCACCGCCGCGCAGCTGCTCGCCTACGAGCTCCCCATGCTGCTCGCGGCCGCGTCCGTGGCGATGGCCGCGGGGACGGTCTCCCTCAACGGCATCGTCGAGGGCTTCGAGTGGTGGTGGCTGCCCTGGCAGATCACCGGCGCGCTCGTCTTCTTCACCGCCGGCCTCGCCGAACTGCAGCGGCCCCCCTTCGACATGCCCGTCGCCGACTCGGAGATCATCTTCGGCGCGTACACCGAGTACACCGGCCTGCGCTTCGCGCTGTTCCTGCTCGCCGAGTACGCCGGCATCGTCGTCCTCTGCTTCCTCACCACCGTCCTCTTCCTCGGCGGCTGGCACGGCCCCTTCGGCGCCGACGGCCTCGGCTGGGTCTGGACCCTGCTCAAGACCGCGGTCCTCGCCTTCGTCGTGATCTGGCTCCGCGTGAGCTACCCGCGCCTGCGCGAGGACCAGCTCCAGAAGCTCGCCTGGACGACACTCATCCCGCTCGCGCTCGCCCAGATCGCGCTCACCGGCATCGTGAAGGTGGCGATCCAGTAATGCCCATCCCCGGATCCGGTCTCGCCAAGGGCCTGGCCGTCACGCTGCGCACGATGACGAAGCGCTCGCACACCGCCCAGTACCCCGAGGTCCAGCCCGAACTCCCGCCCCGCTCCCGCGGAGTCATCGGCCTGTTCGAGGAGAACTGCACGGTCTGCATGCTGTGCGCCCGTGAATGCCCCGACTGGTGCATCTACATCGACTCCCACAAGGAGACGGTCCCCGCCTCCACCCCCGGCGGCCGCGAGCGCAGCCGCAACGTGCTCGACCGCTTCGCCATCGACTTCTCCCTCTGCATGTACTGCGGCATCTGCATCGAGGTGTGCCCCTTCGACGCCCTCTTCTGGTCGCCGGAGTTCGAGTACGCGGAGACCGACATCCACGAGCTGACCCACGAGCGCGACAAACTCCGCGAGTGGATGTGGACCGTCCCGGCCCCGCCCGCCCTGGACCCGGCCGCCGAGGAGCCCAAGGAGGTCGCCGCCGCCCGCAAGGCCGCGGAGAAGGCCGAGGCAGCGGCTGTGGCGGCAGCCGCCGCAGCCGCCGCCGAGACCGCGCAGGCCGCCGACGACGAACCGCCGACCACCCCGACCGCGGAGGGAGACGCGTGACCCCCGCCGCCACCCTGGCCGCAGCCGCCACCGCCGGGCCCGGGTTCCTGTCCCCGACCGGCGTCGAGATCGCCTTCCTCCTCGTGGGCCTCGCCACCTTCGGCGCGGCCCTCGTCACGGTCACCACCAGGCAGCTGGTGCACGCCGCCCTCTGGCTGGTCGTCGCACTCGGCGGCATCGCCGTCGAGTACCTGCTGCTGACCGCAGAGTTCATCGCCTGGGTGCAGGTCCTGATCTACCTCGGTTCCGTGATCGTCCTCCTCCTCTTCGGGCTCATGCTCACCAAGGCTCCCATCGGCCGCTCACCCGACGCGGACTCCGGCAACCGCCCGGTCGCGCTCGGCGTCGCCGTCGTCGCGGCCGCGGCCCTCGTCTGGGTGGTCGTCGACGCCTTCCGTACCACGTGGATCGACCTCGACGGACCCGTCCAGGGCTCCACCAAGGTCTCCGGCGAGATGCTCTTCCAGCACTGGGTGCTGCCCTTCGAGGCGCTCTCCGTCCTCCTCCTCGCCGCCCTGATCGGCGCCATCGTGCTGTCCCGCCGCAACGACCCCGCCGATCCCGCCGCCAGTGACACCGGTGGCGCCGCCGCCAGAGACAAGGGGCAGCGCTGATGCACCTCGCCTACCCCGCCGTGCTCGCGGCGCTCCTCTTCTGCACCGGCCTGTACGGAGTACTCGCCCGCCGCAACGCCATCCTGGTCCTGATGTCCGTCGAGCTGATGCTCAACGCCGTCAACCTCAACCTGGTGGCCTTCGACGTGTGGCTGCGCGACACCCTGCACGCCGGCCAGGCCCTCACCCTCTTCACCATCGCCATCGCCGCCGCCGAGATCGGCATCGGCCTCGCGATCGTGCTGATGGTGTACCGCAACCGGGGCACCTCGGACGTCGACCGCCTGCGCGACACCGCCGAGGGCCACGAGCCCCACCCGAACGACGCCGGAGACAGCACCGGCACCGCCCGGCCGGAGGTCGCCGCGTGAGCACCACGACCCTCGCCGTCCTCGTCCCGCTACTCCCCTTCCTGGGCGCGGTCGCGGGCCTGCTGCTCGGCCGCACCGCCCCCGGATTCGTCCGCCCCCTCGCGATCCTGCCGACGCTCGCCGCCGCCGTCCTGGCCGTGACCGTCGCCGTCCGCCAGGGCGGCGGACAGCCCATCAGCACCGCGACCGAGCTGACCCCGACCGGCTCCGTACCGATCGACCTCTCGCTCTACATCGACGGCTTCGCCGCACTGGTCGCCGTCCTGGTCGGGGTCGTCGCCACCTGCGTACAGCTGTACTCCACGGCATACCTCCGTGAGGACCCGCGCTACCCGTCCTACGCCGCCCTCGTCTCGCTGTTCACCTCCGCCATGCTGCTCGTCGTCTACTCCGGCGACCTGATGGTGCTGCTCGTCGGCTGGGAAGTCATGGGCATCTGCTCCTACTTCCTCGTCGGCCACTACTGGGAGACCCGAGCAGCCCGCTCCGCCTCCCTGAAGGCCTTCCTCGTCACCAAGCTCGGCGACGTCCCCTTCCTGATCGGCCTGTTCGCGCTCGCCACCGACGCCGGCTCCTTCCGGATCACGAAGATCCTCGGGACCGTCGCCGCCGGCGGCCTCGACCACCCGACGCTGATCGCGCTCCTCCTCCTCGCAGGCGTCGCCGGGAAGTCCGCGCAGTTCCCGCTGCACACCTGGCTCCCCGACGCCATGGCCGGCCCCACCCCCGTCTCCGCGCTGATCCACGCCGCGACGATGGTCGCCGCCGGCGTCTACTTCATCGCCCGCCTCCTGCCCGTCTTCGCGGCCTCCGCCGCCGCACTCGTCGTCATGGCCGTCATGGCCGCGCTCACGATGGTCGGCTCCGCCCTCGCCGCCCTCGCCCAGGACGACATCAAGCGGGTCCTCGCCTACTCCACCATCGGCCAGCTCGCCTACATGACCGGTGCCCTGGCCGTCGGCGACCGCGGCGCCGCCGTCTTCCACCTCCTGTCCCACGGCGCCTTCAAGGCGCTCCTCTTCCTCGGCGCCGGCGTGATCATCCACGCCGCCGGTACGAACTCCCTGGCCGCCATGTCCCGGATGGACGGCCTGGCCAAGCGCATCCCCGACGCCTTCTGGACGATGACGCTCGCGCTGCTCGCGCTCGCCGCCATCCCGCCCTTCGCCGGCTTCTTCTCCAAGGAAGCCGTCCTCGTCGCCGCCGAGCAGACCGCCACCGGCCACTCCGACCTCGCCCCCGAAGCCGCCGGCTGGCTGGTCCTGGTCGCCGGCGTGCTCACCGCCCTCCTCACCGCCGCCTACGCCGCCCGGCTGTGGCTTATGGCCTTCCGCGGCCGGGGCGCCGCCGCCCCCGACCACGGCAGGGAGCCCCTCGCCATGACGGGCGTGCTGTGGCTGCTGGCCGTCCCGACGGTCGCCTTCGGCCTCGCGGCGGGCCCGATCGCCGACTGGTTCGACGGCGGGGCGCTCACCCCGACCGTGGCCACCTCGGTCCTCGGCACGGGCGCCGCCGTCATCGGCGCGATGCTCACCTACGCCCTCTGGCAGCGCGCCGGCGCGAAGGCCGCCGCAGCACCCGCCGGCCAGGCACCCGTAGGCCGAGCCGCCGGTGAGCCGGCCGCCGAGCAGCCCGCCGCCGTCGCCGCCACGGTGTCCGCGGCCACCGCCGCCGCCGAGTCCGCGGCCGAGACGCCCGAGGTCGCCGAGGTCACCCACGAGCACCCCGCCGTTCCCGCGGGCCCCGCCGCCGACCCCGGCCGGGCACTCCTGGGCCCCCTGCACCGCCACGCCGCCGACGGCTTCCACCTCGACGCCGTCTACGACCGGCTCTTCGTCCGCCCCGTCCGCGGCGCCGCAAGCCTCGTCCGCTTCCTCGACCGCGAGGTCGTGGACACCTACGTCCGCGGCGCGGGCAGCGGCACCCGGCTGCTCGGCGGCCTCGTACGCCGCGCCCAGACCGGCAACGTGCAGAGCTACCTGAGCGCCCTGCTCGCCGGCGCCGTGGTCCTGGCGATCGCCACCGCCGTCCTCGCCAACGTCAACGCCGGATCGTGAGCCGTGAGTCAGCCGTGATTGATATCAGCCCGTCCGTGATGCAGTTCCTTCTGGCGTTCATGCTGGCCGCACCACTCCTCGGCGCCGCCGCGGCCCTCCTGCCGGCCCCGCCCGGCCTCAAGGGCCGCAGCCCCGAGCAGGCCGTGCTCCGCCACGGCGTGACCGTGACCGGCGTGATCCTCGCCGCGGCGTCGGCCCTCACCCTGGGCTTCGACCACGACGCCCCGTCGCGCTTCCAGGCGACGACGGACATCAGCTGGATCCCCGCCCTGGACGTCCGGATCCACCTCGGTGTCGACGGCATCTCGCTCCCCCTCCTCCTGATGACCGCGCTGCTGTTCTTCCTCTGCGCGCTCTACAGCTACTTCAAGCTCCCCGCGGGCCCTTCCCCGAAGGCCTTCGTCGCGCTGCTCCTCGTCCTCGAATCCGGCACCCTCGCGACCTTCGCCGTCCTCGACCTGCTGCTCTTCTTCCTCGCCTTCGAGATGGTCCTCATCCCGATGTACTTCCTCATCGCCCGCTGGGGCGGTGCCCAGCGGCAGGCCGCCGCCTGGAAGTTCATCCTCTACACGCTCCTCGGCTCCGTCGTCATGCTGCTCGGCCTCCTCCTCATCGGTGTGACGGCGGACACATTCGACATGGTGGCACTCGCCTCTGACAACGGCCGCGAACTGTCCCGCACCACGCAGCTCCTGGCCGTCCTCGCCATCGGCCTCGGCCTCGCCGTGAAGACCCCGATGTGGCCCCTGCACAGCTGGCTCCCGGACGCCCACACCGCCGCCCCCACCGTCGGATCCGTGCTGCTGGCGGGCGTCCTGCTCAAGATGGGCACCTACGGGTTCGTCCGCATCCTGCTCCCCGCCACCCCCGACGGCATGGCCGCCTTCGCCCCCTACCTGGGCGCCTTCGCCGTCGTCGGCATCGTCTACGGATCGCTCGCCTGCCTCGCCCTGGCCCGCAAGGGGAACAAGGGCGACCTCAAGCGCCTCATCGCCTACTCCTCCGTCGGCCACATGGGCTTCGTCCTCCTCGGCATCGCCTCCATGACCCCCACCGGGGTCAACGGCGCCCTCTTCGCGAACATCGCCCACGGCCTGATCACCGGCCTGCTCTTCTTCCTGGTCGGCGCCCTCAAGGACCGCTACGGCACCGCCGACCTCGACACCCTCGCCGGAGCCACCGGCGCCGCCCTCTACGGCCGCGCCCCCCGCCTCGGCGCGCTCCTCGCCTTCGCGGCCGTCGCCTCCCTCGGCCTGCCCGGCCTCGCCGGCTTCTGGGGCGAGATGCTGGCCCTCTTCGGCGCCTTCGACCCGGCCCAGGGCCTGCCCCGGGCCGCGTTCCTCACGTACACGGCCGTCGGCGCGTTCGGCACCCTGCTCACCGCCGCCTACCTGCTGGTCGTCGTACGGCGCGTCTGCATGGGAGACCCGAAGGCCGGCCCCGAGCTCACGGTCGCGGACGTCCACCGCTACGAGTACGCGGCCTGGACCCCGCTCGTCGCCCTCACCGTCCTCGCCGGCCTGTGGCCCGCGCTCCTCCTCGGCCTGACCGACCCGGCCGTCCAGCAGCTCCTCGCAGGAGGCAACTCATGACGGCCCTGACGGTCCTCGCGGCCGAGACCCCCAGCCTGGTCCAGTCCGTCGACTGGCTCGCCATCGCCCCCGTGGTGATCACCGCCGTCGTCGGCCTGGCCGTCCTCGTCGCCGACCTCTTCACCGCCGAACGCCACAAGACCGCCCTCGGCTGGATCTCCGTGGCAGGCCT
This DNA window, taken from Streptomyces sp. TN58, encodes the following:
- a CDS encoding NADH-quinone oxidoreductase subunit C, whose amino-acid sequence is MNLYDSLPDAAPTVFGAEAVAELSYDVLTVDVPVGSWIPSLEIARDKLGCTYFDWLSAVDEPGTGFRVCAHVASLENGRVRRLLLRTTVPHGAPSLPSAVAVYAGAEWHERETFEMFGITFTDHPNLVHLLLPENFEGHPLRKDFVLAARVAKAWPGAKEPGEAHDPDAPKRRQMLPPGVPDPNDWGPLKGQLPPAPARPARTPRAAGAAGAAARTPREGAPVRRTRSVAEGSATQAGEAAVPEAPARPPRRTRSVADGSASQAAAGGTQTPGAGGQADAPARPARRTRSAADGSASQAPDAAAANDAVNDAAPGTEAPGTEAPGAQAPDGPVPDAPARAPRRTRSAADGSASQAAEAAPGTDAAGPDTGAPAAEPAARAPRRAAPRSSDAPWHDPKPAFDEPAPGPAPKAAPEAGPAPEPEAGPAPEPEAGPAPETEAGPAPETEAGPAPGRRPTEPETETRTDPTTDKGGDA
- a CDS encoding complex I subunit 1/NuoH family protein produces the protein MNDVLDVALRLIVVFAVFLVLPLVVGQTEHKVMAHMQGRLGPMYAGGFHGWAQLVADGVKFAQKEDVVPAGADRRIFQLAPAVALLPYLLVLLAIPIGPGEGAVGQAIDAGVFFVLAVMGVGVLGSLMAGWASANKFSLLGGLRTAAQLLAYELPMLLAAASVAMAAGTVSLNGIVEGFEWWWLPWQITGALVFFTAGLAELQRPPFDMPVADSEIIFGAYTEYTGLRFALFLLAEYAGIVVLCFLTTVLFLGGWHGPFGADGLGWVWTLLKTAVLAFVVIWLRVSYPRLREDQLQKLAWTTLIPLALAQIALTGIVKVAIQ
- a CDS encoding NuoI/complex I 23 kDa subunit family protein, which encodes MPIPGSGLAKGLAVTLRTMTKRSHTAQYPEVQPELPPRSRGVIGLFEENCTVCMLCARECPDWCIYIDSHKETVPASTPGGRERSRNVLDRFAIDFSLCMYCGICIEVCPFDALFWSPEFEYAETDIHELTHERDKLREWMWTVPAPPALDPAAEEPKEVAAARKAAEKAEAAAVAAAAAAAAETAQAADDEPPTTPTAEGDA
- a CDS encoding NADH-quinone oxidoreductase subunit J, whose amino-acid sequence is MAAAATAGPGFLSPTGVEIAFLLVGLATFGAALVTVTTRQLVHAALWLVVALGGIAVEYLLLTAEFIAWVQVLIYLGSVIVLLLFGLMLTKAPIGRSPDADSGNRPVALGVAVVAAAALVWVVVDAFRTTWIDLDGPVQGSTKVSGEMLFQHWVLPFEALSVLLLAALIGAIVLSRRNDPADPAASDTGGAAARDKGQR
- the nuoK gene encoding NADH-quinone oxidoreductase subunit NuoK, which codes for MHLAYPAVLAALLFCTGLYGVLARRNAILVLMSVELMLNAVNLNLVAFDVWLRDTLHAGQALTLFTIAIAAAEIGIGLAIVLMVYRNRGTSDVDRLRDTAEGHEPHPNDAGDSTGTARPEVAA
- a CDS encoding NADH-quinone oxidoreductase subunit L, producing MSTTTLAVLVPLLPFLGAVAGLLLGRTAPGFVRPLAILPTLAAAVLAVTVAVRQGGGQPISTATELTPTGSVPIDLSLYIDGFAALVAVLVGVVATCVQLYSTAYLREDPRYPSYAALVSLFTSAMLLVVYSGDLMVLLVGWEVMGICSYFLVGHYWETRAARSASLKAFLVTKLGDVPFLIGLFALATDAGSFRITKILGTVAAGGLDHPTLIALLLLAGVAGKSAQFPLHTWLPDAMAGPTPVSALIHAATMVAAGVYFIARLLPVFAASAAALVVMAVMAALTMVGSALAALAQDDIKRVLAYSTIGQLAYMTGALAVGDRGAAVFHLLSHGAFKALLFLGAGVIIHAAGTNSLAAMSRMDGLAKRIPDAFWTMTLALLALAAIPPFAGFFSKEAVLVAAEQTATGHSDLAPEAAGWLVLVAGVLTALLTAAYAARLWLMAFRGRGAAAPDHGREPLAMTGVLWLLAVPTVAFGLAAGPIADWFDGGALTPTVATSVLGTGAAVIGAMLTYALWQRAGAKAAAAPAGQAPVGRAAGEPAAEQPAAVAATVSAATAAAESAAETPEVAEVTHEHPAVPAGPAADPGRALLGPLHRHAADGFHLDAVYDRLFVRPVRGAASLVRFLDREVVDTYVRGAGSGTRLLGGLVRRAQTGNVQSYLSALLAGAVVLAIATAVLANVNAGS
- a CDS encoding complex I subunit 4 family protein gives rise to the protein MQFLLAFMLAAPLLGAAAALLPAPPGLKGRSPEQAVLRHGVTVTGVILAAASALTLGFDHDAPSRFQATTDISWIPALDVRIHLGVDGISLPLLLMTALLFFLCALYSYFKLPAGPSPKAFVALLLVLESGTLATFAVLDLLLFFLAFEMVLIPMYFLIARWGGAQRQAAAWKFILYTLLGSVVMLLGLLLIGVTADTFDMVALASDNGRELSRTTQLLAVLAIGLGLAVKTPMWPLHSWLPDAHTAAPTVGSVLLAGVLLKMGTYGFVRILLPATPDGMAAFAPYLGAFAVVGIVYGSLACLALARKGNKGDLKRLIAYSSVGHMGFVLLGIASMTPTGVNGALFANIAHGLITGLLFFLVGALKDRYGTADLDTLAGATGAALYGRAPRLGALLAFAAVASLGLPGLAGFWGEMLALFGAFDPAQGLPRAAFLTYTAVGAFGTLLTAAYLLVVVRRVCMGDPKAGPELTVADVHRYEYAAWTPLVALTVLAGLWPALLLGLTDPAVQQLLAGGNS